A stretch of Leptospira terpstrae serovar Hualin str. LT 11-33 = ATCC 700639 DNA encodes these proteins:
- a CDS encoding DUF5692 family protein, with protein sequence MWTFNSAAGTTTALGLGIWLIVFAALFIFNEFARRWKWAGFFSFMILPTFLSILWFFFMKEQTYTDWFHLVKVYSATAGCIIFWSIRHIQKKDIKGNINWRLADVKLALVFPALILAVNIIEAVTRDFQVGKIYWNHFSGPIEGEVTGVFGGPWNYMNAMAGILNTVTITGWFGIVIRKETDSDKSRDMLWPDMLWFWIIAYDLWNLSYTYNCIPTHSWYAGLALLIAPTLCAFTIGKGAWLQHRAQTLAIWCMFAQTFPAFLDSGAYVVRSTYQPWIYSSVSAIALGTNVAVFCYMVYKWVKTKRNPYSAEIFTDLSEYKTIKSLAE encoded by the coding sequence ATGTGGACTTTTAATTCTGCCGCCGGCACAACTACTGCTTTAGGATTAGGAATATGGCTGATTGTATTTGCAGCTCTCTTTATTTTTAATGAATTTGCCAGAAGATGGAAATGGGCTGGTTTTTTTAGTTTTATGATTTTACCCACTTTTTTATCCATTCTCTGGTTTTTCTTTATGAAGGAACAAACATATACTGACTGGTTTCATCTGGTCAAAGTGTATTCTGCAACAGCGGGTTGTATAATTTTTTGGTCCATTAGGCACATTCAGAAAAAAGATATCAAAGGGAATATAAATTGGCGATTAGCGGATGTTAAGTTAGCTCTAGTTTTTCCTGCATTAATTTTAGCTGTCAATATCATCGAAGCAGTGACACGTGATTTCCAAGTTGGTAAAATATACTGGAATCATTTTTCGGGTCCGATTGAAGGAGAGGTGACTGGAGTGTTTGGAGGGCCCTGGAATTATATGAATGCCATGGCAGGAATTCTCAATACAGTTACCATTACTGGTTGGTTTGGAATTGTCATCCGAAAAGAAACAGATTCAGATAAGAGTCGCGATATGCTTTGGCCGGATATGTTATGGTTTTGGATCATAGCTTACGATCTTTGGAATTTATCTTATACATACAATTGTATACCAACACATTCTTGGTATGCAGGACTTGCACTTTTAATTGCTCCTACCCTTTGTGCATTCACAATTGGTAAAGGAGCTTGGTTACAACATAGAGCACAAACTCTTGCGATTTGGTGTATGTTTGCTCAGACTTTTCCTGCGTTTTTGGATTCCGGGGCCTATGTAGTTCGTTCTACTTATCAACCATGGATCTATAGCTCTGTATCAGCGATCGCCTTAGGAACCAATGTGGCAGTCTTTTGTTATATGGTATACAAGTGGGTGAAAACAAAAAGAAATCCTTACTCAGCTGAAATATTCACTGACTTAAGTGAGTATAAAACAATAAAGTCTCTAGCAGAATAG
- a CDS encoding DUF1554 domain-containing protein, with translation MFKKGSIAIRNFIFSKPIQLFLLSFSLFDCANSIFNNPCDPLSKNYATGVILKMATNDRKAYCGISLTSDSGTKSLPCNTCRIFTTAVPYSGALGGVLGADNKCSIDTNKPSTGSYKAFLSDAIARRACTTANCSGGTSEHLDWVMQPNKDYVRVTGAVPIGTTNSNGLLITQSNSILIVSVTTWLGFNANWTTEPGLHCDNWIDGSNTFVGTLNDQSTNPIIGAASNLCNNTHSIICVEQ, from the coding sequence ATGTTTAAAAAGGGTTCAATCGCTATAAGAAACTTTATTTTTTCAAAACCAATTCAGTTATTCTTGTTGTCATTTTCTCTTTTTGATTGTGCAAATTCAATTTTCAATAACCCTTGTGATCCTTTGTCTAAGAATTATGCAACTGGTGTTATCTTGAAAATGGCAACGAACGATAGAAAAGCATATTGCGGTATTAGTTTAACGAGTGATAGTGGCACTAAATCTTTACCTTGTAATACTTGTCGAATTTTTACAACTGCGGTACCTTATTCTGGTGCCTTGGGTGGCGTATTAGGGGCTGATAATAAATGTTCCATTGATACAAATAAACCAAGCACTGGTAGTTATAAAGCCTTTCTTTCGGACGCAATTGCAAGAAGAGCCTGCACAACGGCAAATTGCAGTGGTGGTACTTCGGAGCACCTTGATTGGGTAATGCAACCTAATAAAGATTATGTTCGAGTAACTGGCGCTGTTCCCATAGGCACAACCAACAGTAACGGATTATTGATAACCCAATCAAATTCAATTTTAATTGTAAGTGTTACAACATGGCTTGGATTCAATGCCAATTGGACAACGGAACCAGGTCTTCATTGTGACAATTGGATCGACGGATCAAACACATTTGTTGGAACTCTGAATGACCAGAGTACAAACCCAATTATCGGTGCTGCTTCCAATCTTTGTAATAATACCCACTCAATCATTTGTGTTGAGCAATAA
- a CDS encoding LIC12231 family lipoprotein, producing MKFIRFMFLLILTFSSCITYYRDYPIVDASSKTSNPSKVKLYYHIEPFPILEFGGYTALKSFFKTKLKSQFSDTEEILDEKNIPNKGVYCKVSTQWAPISAQALIFGYLSLATATILPAWSSNDGFDVTYSLYKDGQKLKDFSYSPRRSIFLWIFTLPVVWINLFTSTEEEIFKATSYQFLQDVKPYLNEL from the coding sequence ATGAAATTTATTCGTTTTATGTTTTTGCTAATTCTGACTTTTTCTTCCTGTATTACATATTACAGAGATTATCCGATCGTTGATGCCTCATCAAAAACATCTAATCCCTCGAAAGTAAAGTTATACTACCATATTGAACCATTCCCAATTTTAGAATTTGGTGGTTATACGGCATTAAAATCCTTTTTTAAAACTAAATTGAAATCCCAATTTAGTGATACAGAAGAAATATTAGATGAAAAGAACATTCCCAATAAAGGTGTTTACTGCAAAGTTTCTACCCAATGGGCTCCCATATCTGCCCAAGCATTAATTTTCGGATATCTTTCCTTAGCTACTGCAACCATTCTTCCTGCTTGGAGTTCAAACGACGGATTTGATGTTACCTATTCCTTATACAAAGATGGGCAAAAATTAAAAGACTTTAGCTATTCACCAAGAAGGTCCATTTTCTTATGGATTTTTACATTACCGGTAGTCTGGATTAATTTATTTACATCGACAGAAGAAGAGATTTTTAAAGCTACTTCTTATCAATTTTTACAAGATGTAAAGCCTTATTTAAACGAACTATAG
- a CDS encoding cytochrome-c peroxidase yields MKYQFYFGFFATIIFVCYCSKVESRIIQELSEFEVVDPPSDFRLSSFCPSGWKEEKEECVIDYQFVNSVEKNGGLGQSLPQIKLNPKVIDLGRYLFFDPILSGDKRLSCAHCHHPAYSLSDGRSQSMGKDGTGYGPTREGGVNLKRSAPSLWNVVYMDHLFWDGRASNLEDQAEGPLYSPEEMGSSQEIIESRLNEIPFYQKMFLEAFGKRGKKITSSLVIDAISTFERSLVSFSSRFDKWSTGDKDALSSEELFGYNVFRSFVARCAECHPPPMFTNNVFATIGVLDSGEKDFGRETITGQNLLRGSFRVPTLRNIAKTAPYMHSGNLETLEEVVNFYNEGGGRGNGAPSDLRIHWHVRKMGLSKIEISSLVSFLKTLNDETNMPKFPKSVPSGLPVALEFQSYHHRSSKK; encoded by the coding sequence GTGAAGTATCAGTTTTATTTTGGATTCTTTGCTACTATTATTTTTGTTTGTTATTGTTCTAAAGTGGAATCTAGAATCATTCAAGAGTTGTCAGAGTTTGAAGTAGTAGATCCTCCTTCTGATTTCCGTCTTTCCTCTTTTTGTCCTTCTGGTTGGAAGGAAGAGAAAGAAGAATGTGTAATTGACTATCAGTTCGTAAATTCGGTAGAAAAAAATGGGGGTCTTGGGCAATCTCTACCACAAATCAAACTGAACCCAAAAGTAATTGATTTGGGGAGATATTTATTTTTTGATCCGATTCTTTCTGGCGATAAACGACTGTCATGTGCCCATTGTCACCACCCCGCTTATAGTTTATCCGACGGACGAAGCCAAAGTATGGGAAAAGATGGAACAGGATATGGACCTACCAGGGAAGGTGGCGTGAATTTGAAACGATCCGCTCCTAGTTTATGGAATGTTGTTTATATGGACCATCTATTTTGGGACGGGAGAGCTTCAAATTTAGAAGACCAAGCAGAAGGTCCTTTGTATTCGCCTGAGGAAATGGGAAGTTCACAGGAAATCATTGAATCTAGGTTAAACGAAATACCTTTTTATCAAAAAATGTTTTTAGAAGCTTTTGGCAAAAGAGGAAAAAAAATCACATCTTCTTTGGTGATTGATGCCATTTCTACCTTTGAAAGATCGCTAGTTTCTTTTAGTAGTCGATTTGATAAATGGTCTACCGGTGATAAAGATGCATTGAGTTCGGAAGAACTTTTTGGTTATAATGTTTTTCGTTCTTTTGTGGCAAGGTGTGCCGAATGCCATCCACCACCAATGTTTACAAACAATGTTTTTGCAACGATTGGTGTATTGGATTCTGGCGAAAAGGATTTTGGAAGAGAAACCATTACAGGTCAGAATTTACTGAGAGGATCATTTCGCGTTCCTACATTACGAAATATCGCAAAAACTGCCCCTTATATGCATTCAGGAAATTTAGAAACTTTGGAAGAAGTAGTGAATTTTTATAATGAAGGCGGAGGAAGAGGGAATGGAGCTCCGAGTGATCTCAGAATCCATTGGCATGTTCGAAAGATGGGCCTTAGTAAAATTGAAATTAGTTCCCTTGTTTCCTTTTTGAAAACATTAAATGATGAAACAAACATGCCCAAATTTCCAAAGTCAGTTCCATCCGGTTTACCAGTGGCACTTGAATTTCAATCCTATCACCATCGGAGTTCCAAAAAATAA
- a CDS encoding parallel beta-helix domain-containing protein: protein MSFKKLFKNFYFFLNRKNTYQQIIVICFLFFLSSQIFSRTVEVHEGESIQNAIDSLEKGDIVKVFPGVYHEFLFVDKTHFTLSGVIVNGKWPILDGEGILNDGVIGSGANFIIENFHIKNYKANGVMTQGAGNIIMRKLIVDNTGIYGIYPTMGTNILIEDTVSLGIADAAIYIGMCHNVDVRRNEVYGSVIGIEIENSTNVLIEGNTVYDNSAGIVAFALPGLPLKKVENVIIRRNFIFDNNHRNFAEPGALVAGVPPGIGIGVMAGDEVTIEGNIIRRNSFAGIGIGDNNLLPNSKSPDPDVEPNPDRNKVLENVFIDNGIRKWDDIVSWLFYVIRIIFSGNPIPESPNGGKVGIFPDGFDIVASGKGKDNCLSSPDSVTKIGTSSYGICSKTENTEKVKTMIGDPKQGEAKSDVRELGKQVFGAVCSGCHSMTLRTVGPPIKEIQEKYKKDVYGVVTFASMPKKVREGFIEMPSQKYLGNEKLTAVSNYILNLKDEGAKGVVK from the coding sequence ATGAGTTTTAAAAAGTTATTCAAAAATTTTTACTTTTTCCTAAATCGAAAGAATACGTACCAACAAATCATAGTTATTTGTTTTCTTTTTTTCTTATCTTCTCAGATTTTTTCCCGTACGGTAGAAGTTCATGAAGGAGAATCCATTCAAAACGCAATCGACTCACTCGAAAAGGGAGATATAGTTAAAGTTTTCCCTGGTGTTTATCATGAATTTTTGTTTGTAGACAAAACACATTTTACCTTATCAGGAGTGATTGTGAATGGCAAGTGGCCCATTTTGGATGGAGAAGGTATACTTAATGATGGTGTGATTGGATCCGGTGCCAATTTCATAATCGAAAATTTCCATATTAAAAATTATAAAGCTAATGGTGTGATGACCCAAGGAGCAGGGAACATCATCATGCGAAAGCTCATAGTAGACAACACGGGTATCTATGGTATTTATCCAACTATGGGTACCAATATATTGATTGAAGATACAGTTAGTTTGGGAATCGCTGACGCTGCAATTTATATTGGAATGTGCCACAATGTTGATGTTAGGCGAAATGAAGTATATGGTAGTGTTATAGGAATTGAGATAGAAAATTCAACTAATGTTTTGATTGAAGGAAATACGGTTTACGATAATTCGGCTGGGATTGTAGCCTTTGCTTTGCCCGGACTTCCCTTAAAAAAAGTGGAAAATGTAATCATCCGAAGAAATTTCATATTTGATAATAATCATAGAAATTTCGCAGAACCTGGGGCTTTGGTTGCTGGGGTTCCACCAGGAATTGGAATAGGAGTCATGGCCGGCGATGAAGTGACCATTGAGGGAAATATTATCCGCAGAAATAGTTTTGCTGGAATTGGAATTGGTGATAATAACTTACTTCCTAACTCAAAATCACCGGATCCCGATGTGGAACCAAATCCAGATCGTAATAAAGTTTTAGAAAATGTTTTTATCGATAACGGAATTCGCAAATGGGATGATATTGTATCTTGGCTTTTTTATGTGATTAGAATTATTTTTTCCGGAAACCCCATTCCTGAGTCACCAAATGGTGGGAAGGTGGGAATTTTTCCTGATGGATTTGATATTGTAGCTTCAGGTAAAGGAAAAGACAATTGTTTAAGTTCTCCTGATTCGGTCACAAAAATTGGAACCAGTAGTTACGGAATCTGCAGTAAAACAGAAAACACAGAAAAAGTAAAAACGATGATAGGTGATCCAAAACAAGGAGAAGCCAAATCAGATGTTAGAGAATTGGGGAAACAAGTGTTTGGTGCTGTTTGTTCAGGTTGCCATTCCATGACTCTCCGAACGGTTGGTCCTCCTATCAAAGAAATTCAGGAAAAATATAAAAAAGATGTATATGGTGTCGTTACTTTTGCCTCCATGCCAAAGAAAGTAAGAGAAGGTTTTATTGAAATGCCTTCCCAAAAGTATTTAGGAAATGAAAAGTTAACAGCTGTTTCCAATTATATTTTGAATTTGAAAGATGAAGGTGCCAAAGGGGTAGTGAAATAA
- a CDS encoding ankyrin repeat domain-containing protein — MNAEKILPQMNPFRGGLISIIRLLTPALLTIFLIVFVRYISSDVSWKRNILGVSFFCFYIAVSVFGMLRVASSVEDILGEEDVEEDKSSRMRRARHSIRVFFSLWFVGGVAILAGLYVGMSKNRWDMPIPLSSVQILSSIIWAILSSLFLQLMSFHRGLLLTKGGSTKGYIAQSINIYTFLIVLFPIYFVLYAGNGKIVNIPYLVAFTLPTNFVLLYLIIKKYKSVLILLGDNSDFFFHPDTKLAARRAFGAFLLLFLLISLFFLDYSRRKKILWIYAARENHIFLFEALRLTGVGINEVDEHKYTPLFWAIHGNSLEFVKSIVKEGASLEAINEFGQTPLIVAVLLKNEVMVKELVSLGCNINQADAIEGQTPLILAARDGSFEIVKFLLENNAIPSLKNKKGQTALSLALENGHQRIVDLLKHP; from the coding sequence ATGAATGCAGAAAAAATCCTTCCTCAAATGAATCCATTCCGCGGGGGATTGATTTCGATTATACGTTTACTTACCCCTGCACTTTTAACAATCTTTTTGATAGTTTTTGTTCGCTACATTTCAAGCGATGTATCTTGGAAACGGAATATTTTAGGAGTATCGTTTTTTTGTTTTTATATTGCAGTTTCCGTCTTTGGAATGTTACGTGTGGCTTCTTCAGTAGAAGATATCCTGGGGGAAGAAGATGTAGAAGAGGATAAATCCTCTCGAATGAGAAGAGCAAGGCATTCGATTCGTGTTTTCTTTTCGCTTTGGTTTGTCGGTGGAGTTGCCATACTTGCTGGATTATATGTTGGAATGAGTAAAAATCGTTGGGATATGCCCATTCCTCTCTCTTCGGTTCAAATCCTTAGTTCCATAATTTGGGCAATCCTTTCTTCACTTTTTTTACAATTGATGAGTTTCCACCGGGGGCTTCTTCTCACAAAAGGTGGGTCTACGAAAGGTTATATAGCTCAGAGTATTAACATATATACTTTTCTGATTGTTCTATTTCCTATTTACTTTGTTTTATATGCAGGCAACGGAAAAATAGTGAATATTCCCTACTTGGTTGCATTTACACTACCAACAAATTTTGTATTATTATATTTGATTATTAAAAAATACAAATCCGTCCTCATTCTTTTGGGAGATAATTCAGATTTTTTCTTTCATCCTGACACAAAATTGGCAGCCAGGAGAGCTTTTGGTGCGTTTCTATTATTATTTCTTTTGATTAGTTTGTTCTTTCTAGATTATTCACGAAGGAAAAAAATACTTTGGATTTATGCTGCCAGAGAAAACCACATTTTCCTTTTCGAAGCACTTCGTCTCACGGGAGTCGGTATTAATGAAGTAGATGAACATAAATATACACCTCTCTTTTGGGCCATTCATGGTAACTCACTTGAGTTTGTTAAATCCATTGTAAAGGAAGGGGCTAGTTTAGAAGCGATTAATGAATTTGGCCAAACTCCATTGATTGTAGCTGTTTTATTAAAAAATGAAGTAATGGTTAAAGAGTTGGTATCTCTTGGATGTAATATCAACCAAGCTGATGCCATCGAAGGTCAAACCCCTTTGATTTTAGCTGCAAGAGATGGAAGTTTTGAAATTGTAAAATTCCTTTTAGAAAATAATGCTATTCCATCACTTAAAAATAAAAAAGGCCAAACTGCTTTGAGTTTAGCTTTGGAAAATGGGCACCAAAGAATTGTAGATTTACTGAAACATCCTTAA
- a CDS encoding tyrosine-type recombinase/integrase, producing the protein MLKDKMILDMTVHGYAKKTIRSYTMCMYILVRYFQKSPLDLEPFDIYTFFLNMRQANKSDSTLVIFYSAFLFFYNLLGRKDMLELVPFPKRKRTVVAVFSQTEVTAFLTNCSSVCEKTIFTLLYSSGIRIGEVLNLQVKDIDFERKAIFISSGKGGHSRYAILADKTASLLKQYMEIYNPKTYLFFSQKGKNIPISPRTVQAAFQKIRNLSGIQKYATVHTLRHSFATHLLEDGYSLVYIQKLLGHADIKSTLIYLHVSPNSLLKITSPLEKIGNIRLGIFENQNQYGFQFR; encoded by the coding sequence ATGTTAAAAGATAAAATGATTTTAGATATGACGGTGCATGGGTATGCAAAAAAGACAATTCGAAGTTATACGATGTGTATGTATATATTAGTTAGGTACTTCCAAAAGTCTCCTTTGGATTTGGAACCCTTTGATATTTATACTTTTTTTCTGAATATGAGGCAGGCTAATAAATCAGATTCTACATTAGTTATTTTTTATAGCGCATTTTTGTTTTTTTACAATCTTCTTGGTCGTAAGGATATGTTGGAGTTGGTTCCTTTCCCCAAAAGGAAACGAACTGTTGTTGCTGTTTTTAGCCAAACAGAAGTTACAGCATTTCTTACGAATTGTAGTTCTGTCTGTGAGAAAACCATTTTTACCTTACTTTATTCTTCGGGGATTCGTATTGGAGAAGTGCTTAACCTTCAGGTAAAAGATATAGATTTTGAAAGAAAAGCAATTTTCATTAGCTCTGGAAAAGGAGGCCATAGTAGGTATGCAATCTTAGCAGACAAAACAGCATCCCTTCTCAAACAGTATATGGAAATTTATAATCCAAAGACATATTTGTTCTTTTCGCAAAAAGGAAAGAATATACCAATCAGCCCTCGCACTGTCCAAGCAGCATTTCAGAAGATTCGAAATTTATCGGGAATTCAAAAATATGCCACAGTACATACACTAAGACATTCCTTTGCCACTCATCTTTTGGAAGATGGATACAGTTTAGTTTACATCCAAAAACTACTGGGTCATGCCGATATCAAAAGCACATTAATTTATCTACATGTGAGTCCCAATTCTCTTTTGAAAATTACAAGCCCACTGGAAAAGATTGGAAATATACGATTGGGAATTTTTGAAAACCAAAACCAGTATGGATTTCAATTTCGTTGA
- a CDS encoding alpha/beta fold hydrolase, with protein MKTFILLHGSYHGAWNWHKVVPLLQKLGHQTISLDMPGHGIDRTNIHSATLDDYTNKTIDVIRRIEGKVILLAHSRNGIVISKVAEKIPEKIEKLIYLASYLIPNGKSMMEYALLDRKSLVIQNTVPKVSLKLTSLLIQNYSGYKKTLIDIFLPKKFRTHRLSQHIFHEALYHDCAPEITELANKLLTPEPNLGGFEKLRLTPERFGKIPKIYIECLQDKAVTLMIQRKMQKDTPCDRVFQIDSSHSPFFSKPKELCDILNEIAKE; from the coding sequence ATGAAAACTTTTATTTTACTACATGGTTCCTACCATGGGGCATGGAATTGGCACAAAGTAGTTCCATTACTGCAAAAACTTGGACACCAAACAATAAGCCTTGATATGCCAGGACATGGAATTGACAGAACCAATATACATTCAGCAACACTCGATGACTATACAAATAAAACTATCGATGTTATCCGAAGAATAGAAGGAAAAGTAATCTTACTTGCCCACAGCCGCAATGGAATTGTAATTTCAAAAGTGGCAGAGAAAATTCCGGAAAAAATTGAGAAATTAATTTACCTTGCCTCCTATTTAATTCCTAACGGAAAATCTATGATGGAATATGCACTCCTCGATCGCAAGTCGCTAGTGATTCAAAATACAGTTCCCAAAGTTTCCTTAAAACTAACTAGCTTACTAATTCAAAATTATAGCGGTTATAAAAAAACATTGATCGATATTTTTTTGCCGAAGAAATTCAGAACCCATCGTTTGAGTCAACATATCTTTCATGAAGCACTTTACCATGATTGTGCTCCAGAGATCACTGAATTAGCCAATAAACTACTTACACCTGAACCGAATTTAGGTGGATTTGAAAAATTGCGATTAACTCCCGAACGGTTTGGCAAAATTCCAAAAATATACATAGAATGTTTACAAGACAAAGCTGTTACGCTAATGATTCAAAGGAAAATGCAAAAGGATACACCTTGCGATAGAGTTTTTCAAATTGATTCCAGTCATTCTCCCTTTTTTAGCAAACCAAAGGAATTATGTGATATACTGAATGAAATCGCGAAGGAGTAA